From the Debaryomyces hansenii CBS767 chromosome F complete sequence genome, the window aattcagtaaagaagatatatttgatgaaaatctCTTGCAGAATATACTACTCGATAAAAAATTGAGTTTGGTTACATCTAACCCGCCATATATACCAATTCATGACTTCAATTCACCTGTACTCATAAACGGTATAGAAAAATCAGTAAGGCAATATGAACCATCGATTGCATTAGTTGGAGAAAATGAGTTTTACGAGGCTTTAGTAAGGAATGTCATACTCAAACTGAACCCAGAAGGTTTTGTTTTCGAAGTGGGGTACATTGAACAAGTAGAGTTTGTAGCAAACATGCTAGCACAGAAATCCTATTGGCTGTGTGGCATGATGAAAGATAGTTCGGGAAATGTTAGATGTGTTGTTGGATGGATGAAGGGTTCGAAAATGCAGTCCTTACAAGAAGTATGTGAGGTAATTTACTAGATTTAcagatattaatattattcacTAATATACATTGACTATTTTATACAGATGCTTGTTGAGAAACTGCCTCTGGGATTTGTTCTggcttttctttctttgatttaCCTGAACCTTTTCCTACGGCTGTTATACCACTTTCCCTAGGGAAAACTCTTGTGCCCCATAATATATAACCTCCAAATCCTCGCATACACATAACAGGGTGCATTCTACCCGGAATAGTTTGGTGTGGCCTGACTCTAGTTTCCATGATTGAAGGCGCTAAGACTCTTTTGTCAGTAGACATATGATGCTGAGTCTCTAATAAGGCTTCCTTGAATTGACTGTAAATAACGACTGGTCTTGACCCACCAATTGTTGGGATGATTTCTGGCAACAACGTAGGCATATTTAAAGTACTCACAGAAATAAAACCATCAAAATTACCTTCCATTACCATATCAATAACAGagttaatatttttagcTCTTTGTTCACGACGGTAGTACTGAGCTCTTTTAGCATGtttcatttcttctatCTCTTCTTCAGTTGCAGTTTCGAATTCTACTTTTTCATTCTCCGGCTCTAAAAATTGAAGCCAATTTATACTTTTGACCATTCTATTTTGCATTTCTTCAGGATAATCAGAATATCTCAATGCAATGTGATTCGGATGCTCATTGTCGTGGGCACTTACGATAGTACCTTGCCCGTTCATTCTTTCCATCATTGCATACAAAATTATACCACCagtttcatcaattaaCAAGTATTTACCACCAGGTCTGACGTTTGCATAGTTTAACAACAAGCCCAATGTTTCTTCACTCATATCGAGAACACGCTGCGTGTCTTTCTCGATATAATATTGCAATAATTGCGAAGAGCCAAGGTACTCAACAGTAAATCTTCTCAAGAATTTTTGCTGCTTtctcttcaaatatttttgttgagAGAACAATGTTTTCTTATCAAATCCTTCATGACCTGCAATCATCTGCTCAATTATTCTCTGCCCAATGTCTGAAGTAGCACCCGATTCTTTCAACTTGTCTACGTCTTCAGAGGTCAATTTCTGGATTTTTGATCCAATgttaatgatattttgattattatcaGAACTGTTGGATAACATCTTGGTTAGATCATCTTTagtcaattcttcattttcgttATCCACCAGTGTTTCGTCTGCTTGCATAGTCATACTTTTGATTGGCTTCACTTTCAACTCCTCAAGAATCTCAAAAGTTTGCCCAAATGGATATCCAAGAATTCCGTCCACGGCAAAGGTTCCAAATTTCCCCAAACTGATTATTCCACCAGgtttcaaatcaataatttttaaacCTTCTGAAGGTAAGCGAATCAATGCATGCTGATTTGGAGATATTATAGTAGTACTTTTTTCTCGTTGCGGTAAGCTATCAACTTCTGGCTCTCTATCCAAATTcattttatcttcaattaCTGATGCCATTCTGCTTGATCTCTCACTACCGATTGAATAAGGTATTAATAGGTCTAATCTCCTAGGAGTGTAATGAAGTATAGTAAAATAATGAGGTCGTGGCGCATCcattatgaaaaatttggaacTTTTTTTGTACCTCATCGCAGGAAATCAGTACTAATATAAAGATAGATAGTTTCATTTCACAAATTGTCTGCTGAAGTATAATAGGTAAAATGGGTAGAAGAGCTAAGAATAAGCAAGGTGTTCCACCTAGTTTCGATGACTTTCAGGCGAAGCAACAAAAGAAAGACTCAAAGAGAAAGAGATCTAATTCTACATCTGAACCAAGTCAGTCTATAAAAAAGACTAAAGATGAGAAGAGTAAACCAGAAATTTCCAAGGCCAAGGTGTCAGCTAAGGCTAAACCCGTTCAGGAGGAGGAACCAGAACTCGAAACTGAAGAAATAGTACACGCAAAGAAGTCATTGTTTGATGATTCGGACGAAGAAGGTCTCGAAGAGCTTGACGAAGAGATAGAAAACGATGAATTTGACGTAAACAGTGAAGATGGCGAAGATTTCGAGGACTCAGATGAAGACGACCGTGAGAAGCCTATGTTCTCggacgatgaagaagatatgGACGGGTTGAATGCTGCTAATATGGAAGCGTTATCTAGAAAgttagatgaagaagaagcagaagaagcagaagaagcagaaagagaattattagaaggTCAGGTTGATCAACCTAGAGCTAAAATTTTGCCTACTGctgaagaagaggaagaaatGGCTAGTGGTCCACAAGATGTCACAATGACAAGAACTAGAATGATCGAAATCGTGAAGGTTttagaaaatttcaaagaaatgGCAGAAGAAGGTAAATCAAGAGCAGAGTACGTTAGTAGATTGCTTAAGGATATCTGCGAATACTTTGGTTATTCCGAGTTCTTAGCTGATAAATTGTTC encodes:
- a CDS encoding DEHA2F21032p (similar to uniprot|P41814 Saccharomyces cerevisiae YNL062C GCD10 Subunit of tRNA (1-methyladenosine) methyltransferase with Gcd14p), with the translated sequence MRYKKSSKFFIMDAPRPHYFTILHYTPRRLDLLIPYSIGSERSSRMASVIEDKMNLDREPEVDSLPQREKSTTIISPNQHALIRLPSEGLKIIDLKPGGIISLGKFGTFAVDGILGYPFGQTFEILEELKVKPIKSMTMQADETSVDNENEELTKDDLTKMLSNSSDNNQNIINIGSKIQKLTSEDVDKLKESGATSDIGQRIIEQMIAGHEGFDKKTLFSQQKYLKRKQQKFLRRFTVEYLGSSQLLQYYIEKDTQRVLDMSEETLGLLLNYANVRPGGKYLLIDETGGIILYAMMERMNGQGTIVSAHDNEHPNHIALRYSDYPEEMQNRMVKSINWLQFLEPENEKVEFETATEEEIEEMKHAKRAQYYRREQRAKNINSVIDMVMEGNFDGFISVSTLNMPTLLPEIIPTIGGSRPVVIYSQFKEALLETQHHMSTDKRVLAPSIMETRVRPHQTIPGRMHPVMCMRGFGGYILWGTRVFPRESGITAVGKGSGKSKKEKPEQIPEAVSQQASV